One window from the genome of Blastocatellia bacterium encodes:
- a CDS encoding aldehyde dehydrogenase family protein has translation MSKEKSAVQTYNNYINGEWVPSKSGNTFDNINPADTRELIGRFQDSNQEDVDMAVAAAKEAANSWRLTPAPRRAEILFKAGQLLLERKEAYSREMTREMGKVLKETRGDVQEAIDMSFYMGGEGRRLYGQTTPAEMPNKFAMSIRQPVGICAMITPWNFPMAIPSWKLMAALVCGNTTVIKPATYTPLSSVNLVQTLADAGLPKGVVNLVNGGGRAVGEPLMKHKDVRLISFTGSVEVGRVVSEAAAPDFKHCHLEMGGKNVIIVLDDANVDLAVEGAIWGGFGTTGQRCTAASRVVVHKKVYKEFIEKFAARARTLKVGNGLDESVEVGPSCNENQMNTVLKYIEIGKNEDKATLVVGGNRLTGEDHKYGYFVEPTIFGDVDAKMRVAQEEIFGPVVSVIPCDSLEHAIEIGNGVEFGLSAAIYTQDVNRAFIAMRDMYTGIFYVNSSTIGAEVHLPFGGTKNTGNGHREAGTAALDLFSEWKSIYIDYSGKLQKAQIDDWQN, from the coding sequence ATGTCTAAGGAAAAATCCGCAGTACAAACTTATAATAATTATATTAATGGCGAATGGGTGCCATCTAAATCAGGAAATACATTTGATAATATTAACCCTGCTGACACCCGCGAATTAATTGGACGTTTTCAAGATTCTAACCAAGAAGATGTTGATATGGCTGTTGCTGCCGCTAAAGAAGCGGCAAACTCTTGGCGACTCACTCCAGCACCACGACGGGCCGAAATACTTTTTAAGGCTGGACAACTTTTATTAGAACGTAAAGAAGCTTATTCCCGCGAAATGACCCGCGAAATGGGCAAAGTGCTAAAAGAAACTCGTGGCGATGTTCAAGAAGCTATTGATATGTCTTTTTATATGGGTGGCGAAGGTCGTCGGCTTTATGGTCAAACTACTCCGGCTGAAATGCCTAATAAATTTGCTATGTCCATTCGTCAACCTGTAGGAATTTGCGCGATGATTACACCTTGGAATTTTCCTATGGCAATACCTAGCTGGAAACTAATGGCTGCTTTAGTTTGTGGTAACACTACTGTGATTAAACCTGCTACTTATACTCCGCTTTCTAGTGTTAATTTAGTGCAAACCTTAGCCGATGCAGGATTGCCAAAAGGCGTAGTTAATTTAGTTAATGGTGGTGGTCGTGCTGTTGGCGAGCCTTTAATGAAACACAAAGATGTGCGTCTAATTTCTTTTACTGGTTCTGTAGAAGTCGGTCGGGTTGTATCCGAAGCCGCTGCACCAGACTTTAAGCATTGTCATTTAGAAATGGGCGGCAAAAATGTCATTATAGTTTTAGATGATGCAAATGTTGATTTAGCGGTTGAAGGCGCGATTTGGGGCGGCTTTGGAACTACTGGACAACGTTGCACTGCTGCAAGTCGTGTGGTTGTACATAAAAAAGTCTATAAAGAATTTATAGAAAAATTTGCTGCTCGCGCTCGCACATTAAAAGTTGGCAATGGGCTAGATGAATCTGTAGAAGTCGGCCCGTCTTGCAATGAAAATCAAATGAATACAGTGTTGAAATATATTGAAATTGGCAAAAACGAAGATAAAGCTACATTGGTTGTAGGTGGAAATAGATTAACCGGCGAAGACCATAAATATGGTTATTTTGTTGAGCCTACTATTTTTGGTGATGTTGATGCTAAAATGCGTGTTGCACAAGAAGAAATCTTTGGCCCAGTTGTTTCTGTAATTCCTTGTGATTCATTAGAACATGCAATTGAAATCGGCAATGGTGTAGAATTTGGCTTATCTGCTGCAATTTATACCCAAGATGTTAACCGAGCCTTTATTGCAATGCGCGATATGTACACAGGAATTTTCTATGTCAATTCTTCTACTATTGGCGCAGAAGTTCACTTGCCTTTTGGCGGTACAAAGAATACTGGTAATGGTCATCGTGAAGCTGGCACGGCTGCTTTAGACCTGTTTTCAGAATGGAAGTCAATTTATATTGATTACAGTGGCAAATTACAAAAAGCGCAAATCGATGATTGGCAAAATTAA